From the Helianthus annuus cultivar XRQ/B chromosome 17, HanXRQr2.0-SUNRISE, whole genome shotgun sequence genome, the window CAGGAACAATTCATattaatttatataatttttttataacaatttgtaGGTATTTGGATTGATGACAAAGCCTCTAGTGAGACTGTTATTACCTGCATCCAAAAACATGTCCAGAATGGATTCCTATGAGCCAACAAGTCCTAAATCCTTCATTGTTCCTCTTTTAGGAAATGAGCGGGACCCAGAAGCGGAATcaggtcaaaacgggtcaatgcTCCGCCCATCAACTCTACGTGTGCTTCTTTCAACACCTTCTCACACGGTTCATTATTACTGGAGGATGTTTGATGACGCTTTCATGCGTCCGGTTTTTGGTGGGCGTGGTTTTGTGCCATATATTCCAGGAACACCTACAGAACAAAGTGTTCATAATTTGATCCCCAAAGAAGATAACATTTAAAAAAAGGAGACGGTTTTATACCATGCCACTGAAAATTGACGTTTTTATAGACAAGACGGGGGGCAATCCGATACCATAGTGAGTGTTGCTTTTGGATTTTTGATTAAGTTTTTGGTTTTGATGTAAATTATTTGGTTGAATATTTGGATTTGCGGTTTGTTTTTTTGACCGTGAGAACCTGTTACCGGTAAACTCACTGGATCCCACCAATACCCTGCTAACCAATAGGGTCAGGTAAAACGTAGTTTTTGTCGGACGAGGAGCCTTTAAGGGGGTTAAAGGCAGAAAACCAGTGGAAACTGGTTACACgactattttttttcttttagatAAATGTAACAAAAATGGGGGCTTTCGATATTGTATATTTTGATTGCATACATATATGAAGATTAGAGGTTGTGCTCTATTGTTGTGTCGCACTTTTGTCCCGCATTACCGTGTCATGTAAAAGATAAATCTTTTGTGTTTATCTAAATGAAAATAACTGAAATAATTGTAACTACGAAAATAACTGAAATAACAGTAACCGCTAGTTTGacattatgtttttaaacatctaCAACTACTTCCAAGCCTTTATCTATATCGATCGTTAAGAGTTAAAGAGACGCTTGAATTTCCTCCAAGCTTTTTCCTTTGGTTTCGGGCACTAATTTCGCTACAAAAATAATGTTAAGAACACCAAATCCCGCAAACAACCAAAATGTACCTACAAGCAAACAAAGCATATCTCTTTAGATTAAGAAAGGAAAACGAGGCTCGTTACTAAACTAGTGACATGCTATAGAAAATGTACCTGCAGGACTCCAGTTAATGAGGAAGTTAAAACTGTAAGAAACAACCCACGCACCCAACCAATTAACTATGCACACCAAGCTCCCTGCGGCACCTTTTATGTGCAACGGGAATATCTGTAAACCAAAACCAAACCGTTAACAGTTAATTGGATTCTTGTAGTGTTAAAATTAAAAGAGTATGCTTGAGTTTAACCATGGTTAGTTACGTACCTCAGACATGATCAACCATGGTATTGCTCCCATCCCGACCGAAAAAAATGCTATGAACAATAGAACGCCCGAGACAGCAAGAAACGGGACCCATTCCAGTAAAATGCCTTGACCCTTGTTTCATAATGACACGAAACTATAGTAAGTCTTGATGTTTTAGAGTTATAAATGAATGGATTAGAACAAATACAAAagaaagtaaataaaataaattaaaaaaaaaaccttgaagaagaatgcAGTTCCGGTGATAAAACAACCTAGACATGTCCCGAATGAAGATACCAAAAGCAAAACTCTTCTTCCCGATTTGTCCAATAAGACCATACCGACAATTGTTATAGGAATCTGGATTTAGTgataatataattaaaaaaactgTTACATAAAAAAACAAATGAAAACAGTCTGCAAAATACTCAAACCTGAATTAAGGCGTAGGCAATGGTTCCACTTTTGCCCGATTTAAGTCCTGCATTGAACCGTTTCCACGTCATCAACTGAAATTCGAAGAATTaatatacaacaaaagagaataTGCAAGTACCAGCAAATATAAAGGTTTCGCTTGCATAGAATCCTATTCCATTGATTCCTCCGGATTGTTGGCATATCATTAGTCCAACAGAGATCTAACACATAAACATAAACAGGTTCTAAAACAATAATTGTATTCGCATTCAAACAAATTGCATTGTTGCTTACAATGACTGGCTTTATGTATTGGGGTTCGAACAAATCCAATAATCTCGCTTTAGGAAGACTTTGAAGAGTAAGTATAGTCTCCTATAAAACATGCAAATATTCAGATCGTATATCGATCAAATCTATAAGAATATAACATCAGAGTTAGCATTAATTAGTATTGTACTTGTATCTCCTTGGCTTCCACAGTAATATTTGCTTTTTCTCCACGTAGCTTGCGTAAAGAATTTTCGAATTCCACTTTACGCCCCACCTTAGCCTAAAAAAATTATTAATATCGTTATCATATAACATAATCAAGATCTTAAACTATAAAAGCTCCATATAAGTTTAAAAGTGTTCGAAATGTACCAGCCAACGAGGGGACTCCGGAATAAAGAACAGGCCCGCGATCAAAAGAATACAAGGAGCAAGTCCTGCAAATTAATCACCGTACATCGTTATTATATTTTCTTATGGGGGCTAAAGATGGTTAATTATTTATACCTGTACTACGTACCAGTAGTTATAGCTAAAGTTCTCCATGAAACAACGGTTCCCAACAAGAATGATATCGATgaaccggtaacaatcataaacTGAATGAATAAACAGAAAATGAATCTTTGCAAGGTACCCAACTCAAATTCTGAAAAAAAGAAGCACAAAGTAATGGAAATATATGCGTCGAAGTTAACCTGATTGAGGGTGGTGAGACCTCCACGTAGCTCTTTTGGTGATATTTCCGCGATATATACTGGAACCTATTTAACAGTGTCTAGTGATCTTAACATTTATGCAGATTGTGAAGTTAATAAAATTTCACATGTGAATACATTTTTGCCAATTTACCACAAAAGTGAAGATCCCTATGCCATATCCAGTGAAAAACCGGCCCGTATCAAGTAAAACTGACCCCTAATTGTAAATCGTATCAATATAAAATAACTAATAATCACTGTAATCCAAagctatatatataaaaaattatataaaaagcTAGAGTTTGTTTGCTTTGAATTTACAAAATAACCTTACCATGGCCATAAAAATTGCAAGCCATCCTGCGATACAGATAACCGCCGATAATGCCATGGACTGTTGGTAACCGAAAACAGATAAAATTGTTTAGAAATTCTCAATTTACGTGCGATAACATCATAGAATTTGATCAAACAACCTCAAAAGGCAAAATTTAAGAACAGGTTAAAAAGCATCTATTCAAAATTTAAAGTTTCATACCCCTTTTCGACCAATTGTGTCTGCAATTCTTCCGCTCGTAACAGCTCCAATCATTGCACCAATTGTTATTATCGAACCAAAAAGAGAAAACTACAGAAAAATATAAACAAAACGTATTAAAAATCCGTCAATCTTTAACAACGTGCATGCAACGATAAACAATGTATAATCAAGTAATCAACCTCGGCAACCGATAAATTCAAATCTTGGCAAATAGCAAGTTGAGTAGGAGCCGAAAATCCCACCTGCAGTAAACAACTTAAATTCAACCTAATGAAATCAACTTCATAACCgaaaaaacaactttttttttaacttaCACATGCTCCAAATTCGGTTGAACCACAAACCGCAACAGCAGTGCTTAGAAGGGCCATCTTGATCGTACCATTCTGATCGGTTTCTTGGGAACTATTTACATTTCTTGATGTATTAACAATGAATGGTTCCTTCAAATCTTCGGGGGATTTATTATCCCCGTTTTCGATGTCTGTAATCGCCATAGCTTGAGGAAAACAATGCAGGAATGAAGGTGCAAGATGTTTGTATGATTAGGTGATATGATTGGTGATAAATATAGATAATATTTAAGGTTTGCAtgagagaaggaagaagatgaaaacTTGATGCACACCATCAACATTGCCTCCACCATACAATGTATTTGCTCAAAGTAAAATAATATTAATGGGAGGCAAATTTAGTAAGAAATTTATTAAAATTTGTTGGTGTCAAATGTCAATTCAACCGTTacaaaaacaaattttcaaattCTCTTTCTTTTGACAAATTTCACTAAAATcattattttgtgttttttgCTCTATTATCTTTTGTGTATTTTACCCATTTCTCTAATCTAAAATGTGTTTAAAACAA encodes:
- the LOC110926502 gene encoding sugar transporter ERD6-like 16, with the translated sequence MAITDIENGDNKSPEDLKEPFIVNTSRNVNSSQETDQNGTIKMALLSTAVAVCGSTEFGACVGFSAPTQLAICQDLNLSVAEFSLFGSIITIGAMIGAVTSGRIADTIGRKGSMALSAVICIAGWLAIFMAMGSVLLDTGRFFTGYGIGIFTFVVPVYIAEISPKELRGGLTTLNQFMIVTGSSISFLLGTVVSWRTLAITTGLAPCILLIAGLFFIPESPRWLAKVGRKVEFENSLRKLRGEKANITVEAKEIQETILTLQSLPKARLLDLFEPQYIKPVIISVGLMICQQSGGINGIGFYASETFIFAGLKSGKSGTIAYALIQIPITIVGMVLLDKSGRRVLLLVSSFGTCLGCFITGTAFFFKGQGILLEWVPFLAVSGVLLFIAFFSVGMGAIPWLIMSEIFPLHIKGAAGSLVCIVNWLGAWVVSYSFNFLINWSPAGTFWLFAGFGVLNIIFVAKLVPETKGKSLEEIQASL